From Hydractinia symbiolongicarpus strain clone_291-10 chromosome 12, HSymV2.1, whole genome shotgun sequence, one genomic window encodes:
- the LOC130621346 gene encoding uncharacterized protein LOC130621346, whose protein sequence is MADSSEEEEAVDALIVIRSIRKKRRRKSPFSWVRQIYRERELKGVYNQLLQEMKLHDREFYFRFLQMSPDRFEHLLSLVGPSIQKRDTNFRNSIPAAERLALTLRYLASGDSQQSLSFNFRISASAISRILSETAAAIWENLSEYVRPPMSKEEWLRIENEFEDTWNFTHCIGAIDGNHIAMENPPNSGSLYYNYKGFYSIILLAVCDTKYNFILVDVGQYGSNNDCGVLSKSQIGMQLENQSLQIPPPTSLAGCKFDPLRYFLVGDEAFPLKKNMMRPYPGKLNEPERVYNYRLSRARRVIENAFGLLRARWRIFSHPIKASVKMLKILRSEQLLYTITYAKLKPQCIVQMVLLIAQTRMGRLRLGNGEDRWGRTKDVFMTYVMYRNAGSNLGFCE, encoded by the exons ATGGCAGACAGttcagaagaagaagaagctgTAGATGCCTTAATAGTCATTAGAAGTATAAGGAAAAAGAGACGAAGAAAATCGCCATTTTCTTGGGTTCGTCAAATTTATAGAGAAAGAGAATTGAAAGGAGTGTATAATCAACTGCTTCAAGAAATGAAATTGCACGATAGAGAATTTTACTTTAG ATTTCTTCAAATGTCTCCTGATAGATTCGAACATTTATTGTCTCTGGTAGGTCCATCAATCCAAAAAAGAGACACAAATTTTCGAAATTCAATTCCTGCAGCTGAACGCTTGGCTCTTACTTTACGTTATCTTGCCTCAGGAGATTCTCAACAATCTCTATCATTCAACTTTCGCATTAGCGCGAGTGCTATTTCACGAATTCTGTCTGAGACAGCTGCAGCAATTTGGGAGAACCTAAGCGAATATGTAAGACCCCCTATGTCCAAAGAAGAGTGGTTAAGAATCGAAAATGAATTCGAAGACACGTGGAATTTCACACATTGTATAGGGGCAATCGATGGGAATCATATTGCCATGGAAAACCCTCCCAATTCAGGATCGCTCTATTACAATTACAAGGGGTTCTACAGCATCATACTATTAGCAGTCTGTGATACTAAGTACAACTTCATTCTCGTAGATGTAGGACAATATGGAAGTAACAACGACTGTGGTGTCTTATCAAAGAGTCAAATTGGAATGCAACTGGAAAATCAATCCCTTCAAATCCCACCACCTACGTCACTAGCTGGATGTAAATTTGACCCATTACGTTATTTTCTAGTTGGAGATGAAGCTTTCCccttaaagaaaaatatgatgCGCCCATATCCTGGCAAGCTGAACGAGCCTGAGAGAGTATATAACTATCGCCTCTCTCGTGCCAGGCGTGTTATTGAAAATGCGTTCGGCTTATTGCGGGCTAGATGGAGAATATTTAGCCACCCAATAAAAGCATCggtaaaaatgttgaaaattttacGCTCGGAGCAATTGCTTTACACAATTACTTACGCCAAACTGAAGCCGCAATGTATTGTCCAAATGGTTTTGTTGATAGCACAGACACGAATGGGGAGATTACGCCTGGGGAATGGAGAAGACAGGTGGGGCAGAACGAAGGATGTCTTTATGACTTATGTAATGTACAGAAATGCGGGAAGCAATCTAGGATTTTGTGAATAG